From the genome of Penaeus chinensis breed Huanghai No. 1 chromosome 8, ASM1920278v2, whole genome shotgun sequence, one region includes:
- the LOC125028224 gene encoding glyceraldehyde-3-phosphate dehydrogenase isoform X2, translated as MSKIGINGFGRIGRLVLRAALQKGAEVVAVNDPFIALDYMVYMFKYDSTHGQHKGEVKAEDGCLVVDGHKITVFNEMKPENIPWSKAGAEYIVESTGVFTTIEKASAHFQGGAKKVIISAPSADAPMFVCGVNMEKYSKDMKVVSNASCTTNCLAPVAKVLHENFEILEGLMTTVHAVTATQKTVDGPSAKDWRGGRGAAQNIIPSSTGAAKAVGKVIPELNGKLTGMAFRVPTPDVSVVDLTVRLGKECSYDDIKAAMKAASEGPLKGVLGYTEDDVVSTDFVGDLRSSIFDAKAGIQLSKTFVKVVSWYDNEFGYSNRVIDLLKHMQTVDA; from the coding sequence gtGGTGGCTGTGAATGACCCCTTCATCGCGCTGGACTACATGGTGTACATGTTCAAGTATGACAGCACCCACGGCCAGCACAAGGGGGAGGTCAAGGCCGAGGATGGCTGCCTCGTCGTCGACGGCCACAAGATCACCGTCTTCAACGAGATGAAGCCCGAGAACATTCCATGGAGCAAGGCCGGTGCCGAATACATCGTTGAGTCCACTGGCGTGTTCACCACCATCGAGAAGGCCTCCGCCCATTTCCAGGGTGGCGCCAAGAAGGTCATTATCTCCGCTCCCTCTGCCGACGCCCCCATGTTCGTGTGCGGCGTCAACATGGAGAAGTACTCCAAGGACATGAAGGTGGTGTCCAACGCCTCTTGCACCACCAACTGCCTCGCCCCCGTCGCCAAGGTCCTGCACGAGAACTTCGAAATCCTCGAGGGTCTCATGACCACCGTGCACGCCGTCACCGCCACACAGAAGACCGTGGACGGCCCTTCCGCCAAGGACTGGCGTGGTGGCCGTGGCGCCGCCCAGAACATTATCCCTTCATCCACCGGCGCTGCCAAGGCCGTCGGCAAGGTCATCCCCGAGTTGAACGGAAAGCTGACCGGCATGGCCTTCCGCGTGCCCACCCCCGACGTGTCCGTTGTTGACCTGACCGTGCGCCTTGGCAAGGAGTGCTCCTACGATGACATCAAGGCCGCCATGAAGGCCGCCTCTGAGGGACCCCTCAAGGGCGTGCTGGGATACACCGAGGACGACGTGGTGTCCACCGACTTCGTGGGTGACCTCAGGTCCTCCATCTTCGACGCTAAGGCCGGCATCCAGCTGAGCAAGACCTTCGTCAAGGTCGTCTCCTGGTACGACAACGAATTCGGCTACTCCAACCGTGTGATCGACCTCCTCAAGCACATGCAGACCGTGGATGCCTAA